The Prinia subflava isolate CZ2003 ecotype Zambia chromosome 5, Cam_Psub_1.2, whole genome shotgun sequence genome window below encodes:
- the LOC134551259 gene encoding acyl-coenzyme A thioesterase 1-like, protein MNPPEAGEGRGGKDKRGGEEAGRQGSREARKLADTQAGKRKAGGRDKEAAAQHLPAGACQRHSGPEPGPGPVRTCPGIRPQRRERPVAMWQVSARSVCRAGSRAWQRRLPWPGPAPAAPRSRGPARSPGTAPARGLSSMAPSVRLAPAARSLFDEPLAIAVQGLGPRQQVTLRTSLRDETGELFQASARYQAGDDGQLDLARCPALPGGSFSGLEPMGLLWALQPQKPFWRLVKRDVQSPFLLQLEVFEGHGERPGRLLAQAQHERAFLRDGVRRVPVRQGRIRATLFLPPGSGPFPGIIDLYGTGGGLPEYRACLLANHGFAVLALAFYAYEDLPKGMKEFHLEYFEEAVNYMLQHTQVKGPGIGLLGHSKGGDLCVSMASFLKGITATALINGSVANVGAVLRYKDITIPPLGINPKRVKVGKSGIADIIDALNNPLEGPDQQSFIPLEKAECCFLFIVGQDDHNWKSEFFAVEGSKRLQAHGKEKPEIVCYPGAGHYIEPPFFPMCAASMHLLIGKPVMWGGEPKAHCEAQIDAWQQIQAFFHKHLTGKPSGTSSKL, encoded by the exons ATGAACCCTCCCGAAGCCGGGGAAGGCAGAGGGGGGAAAGATAAAAGAGGAGGCgaggaggcaggcaggcagggaagtaGGGAAGCACGAAAGTTGGCAGACACGCAGGCAGGCAAGAGGAAAGCTGGCGGGCGGGACAAGGAAGCTGCCGCCCAGCACCTCCCCGCCGGGGCGTGCCAGCGGCACTCCGGGCCCGAGCCCGGCCCTGGTCCCGTGAGGACCTGCCCCGGAATCCGCCCCCAGAGGCGGGAGCGACCCGTAGCCATGTGGCAGGTGAGTGCCCGGTCCGTGTGCCGGGCCGGCTCCCGAGCCTGGCAGAGGCGGCTGCCctggcccggccccgcgcctgcagccccgcggagccgcggccccgcgcggagccccggcacagcccccgcCCGGGGACTCTCCTCCATGGCCCCCTCCGTCCGCCTGGCGCCCGCCGCCCGCAGCCTCTTCGACGAGCCGCTGGCCATCGCCGTGCAGGGCCTGGGCCCGCGGCAGCAGGTCACGCTGCGGACGTCCTTGCGGGACGAGACCGGAGAGCTCTTCCAGGCCAGCGCCCGCTACCAGGCGGGCGACGACGGGCAGCTGGACCTGGCCCGCTGTCCTGCGCTGCCGGGAGGCAGCTTCTCCGGCCTGGAGCccatggggctgctctgggctttgcAGCCCCAGAAGCCTTTCTGGCGGCTGGTAAAGCGGGACGTGCAGagccccttcctgctgcagctggaggtgttCGAGGGCCACGGGGAGCGCCCCGGGCGGCTCCTGGCCCAGGCTCAGCACGAGCGGGCGTTCCTGCGGGACGGGGTGCGGAGAGTCCCGGTGCGACAGGGAAGGATCCGGGCGACGCTTTTCCTGCCCCCCG GAAGTGGCCCCTTTCCGGGAATTATTGACTTGTATGGAACTGGAGGAGGACTCCCTGAATACAGGGCGTGCCTGCTGGCCAACCATGGCtttgctgtgctggctctggctTTCTACGCCTATGAAGATCTCCCCAAAGGGATGAAGGAATTCCACCTGGAATATTTTGAAGAAGCTGTAAACTATATGTTACAACACACCCAG GTTAAAGGTCCAGGAATTGGTTTGCTTGGACACTCGAAGGGGGGTGACCTGTGCGTCTCCATGGCCTCCTTCCTGAAGGGCATCACAGCCACTGCCCTCATCAATGGCTCAGTGGCAAACGTGGGTGCAGTGCTGCGCTATAAGGACATCACCATTCCACCCCTGGGGATCAATCCAAAACGTGTCAAGGTCGGCAAGTCTGGGATTGCTGATATTATCGATGCATTGAACAACCCACTAGAAGGGCCTGACCAGCAAAGCTTTATCCCTTTGGAGAAAGCTGAGTGTTGCTTCTTGTTCATTGTTGGCCAGGATGATCACAACTGGAAAAGTGAATTCTTTGCAGTTGAGGGGAGCAAACGTTTGCAAGCTCATGGGAAAGAAAAGCCTGAGATAGTCTGTtatcctggagcagggcactACATCGAGCCTCCCTTCTTCCCTATGTGTGCAGCCTCAATGCACCTGCTAATTGGCAAGCCTGTGATGTGGGGAGGGGAGCCCAAGGCACACTGTGAGGCACAGATAGATGCTTGGCAGCAGATCCAAGCTTTCTTTCATAAACACCTCACAGGCAAGCCATCTGGAACATCCAGTAAGCTCTGA
- the LOC134551260 gene encoding acyl-coenzyme A thioesterase 5-like, whose amino-acid sequence MWQVSARSVCRAGSRAWQRRLPWPGPAPAAPRSRGPARSPGTAPARGLSSMAPSVRLAPAARSLFDEPLAIAVQGLGPRQQVTLRTSLRDETGELFQASARYQAGDDGQLDLARCPALPGGSFSGLEPMGLLWALQPQKPFWRLVKRDVQSPFLLQLEVFEGHGERPGRLLAQAQHERAFLRDGVRRVPVREGRIRATLFLPPGEDTFPGIIDIHGYGGGLLESRASLLANHGFATLALAYYQFEDLPQKPKELHLEYFEEAVNYMLQHPQVKGPGVGLLGFSKGAEVSLAMAALLKNIMAVASINAPVVTTYIPFSYKDKIIPAVTLYEHKAKVISSQCFDYSDVVDDPFQAPGKKSLIPLEKAEAQFLFIVGQDDRVVKSEYYATEVCKLLQAQGKANFQILSCPGTGHCIDPPFFPLYPTGTHPVFHKRAVMGGELRPYSKAQVHAWSQIQAFFRKHLTVN is encoded by the exons ATGTGGCAGGTGAGTGCCCGCTCCGTGTGCCGGGCCGGCTCCCGAGCCTGGCAGAGGCGGCTGCCctggcccggccccgcgcctgcagccccgcggagccgcggccccgcgcggagccccggcacagcccccgcCCGGGGACTCTCCTCCATGGCCCCCTCCGTCCGCCTGGCGCCCGCCGCCCGCAGCCTCTTCGACGAGCCGCTGGCCATCGCCGTGCAGGGCCTGGGCCCGCGGCAGCAGGTCACGCTGCGGACGTCCTTGCGGGACGAGACCGGAGAGCTCTTCCAGGCCAGCGCCCGCTACCAGGCGGGCGACGACGGGCAGCTGGACCTGGCCCGCTGTCCTGCGCTGCCGGGAGGCAGCTTCTCCGGCCTGGAGCccatggggctgctctgggctttgcAGCCCCAGAAGCCTTTCTGGCGGCTGGTAAAGCGGGACGTGCAGagccccttcctgctgcagctggaggtgttCGAGGGCCACGGGGAGCGCCCCGGGCGGCTCCTGGCCCAGGCGCAGCACGAGCGGGCGTTCCTGCGGGACGGGGTGCGGAGAGTCCCGGTGCGAGAGGGAAGGATCCGGGCGACGCTTTTCCTGCCCCCCG GAGAAGACACCTTTCCAGGGATCATCGATATACATGGGTATGGAGGAGGTCTTTTAGAGTCCAGAGCAAGCCTGCTGGCCAATCATGGCTTTGCCACCCTGGCCCTGGCTTATTATCAGTTTGAGGATCTGCCCCAGAAACCAAAGGAACTCCACCTGGAATATTTTGAAGAGGCAGTGAACTATatgctgcagcacccacag gtgaAGGGTCCAGGGGTTGGCCTGCTCGGTTTCTCCAAAGGGGCTGAAGTGTCCCTTGCCATGGCTGCCCTCCTGAAGAACATCATGGCTGTTGCTTCCATCAATGCCCCTGTTGTTACTACATATATTCCTTTCTCTTACAAGGATAAAATCATCCCTGCTGTGACCTTATATGAACATAAAGCCAAGGTCATCAGTTCCCAGTGTTTTGATTATTCTGATGTCGTTGATGATCCCTTTCAAGCCCCTGGCAAAAAAAGCCTGATCCCACTAGAGAAAGCTGAGGCACAGTTCCTGTTCATTGTGGGACAAGATGACCGTGTTGTCAAAAGTGAGTATTATGCTACTGAAGTCTGCAAGCTTCTGCAGGCTCAAGGGAAGGCAAATTTTCAGATTCTCTCCTGCCCTGGAACAGGGCACTGCATAGaccctccctttttccctttgtaCCCCACAGGAACCCACCCTGTTTTTCACAAGCGGGCAGTCATGGGTGGGGAGCTCAGGCCTTATTCTAAAGCTCAGGTTCATGCTTGGTCACAGATCCAGGCTTTTTTCAGAAAGCATTTAACTGTTAACTAA